The Nostoc sp. 'Lobaria pulmonaria (5183) cyanobiont' genome window below encodes:
- a CDS encoding chemotaxis protein CheW gives MVQGNDSFSSLPINSQFRLENSSQGNNQRFLRFPLNGKVNGLLPLADLRGVIQVALTEILPVPQVAEFLLGIMNWRGEAIWILDLAGLLGATHWCQRESVRNSGMAMLVQVQNQTVGLLVEQVNTIEVYDPQERLAVSTSMLPARLGSFLQGYFVDSQGSPLMLIDTHVVIQALQPL, from the coding sequence ATGGTACAGGGCAATGATAGCTTTTCTTCGCTACCCATTAATAGCCAATTTCGACTTGAAAACTCTTCCCAAGGAAACAACCAGAGGTTTTTAAGATTTCCGTTGAATGGAAAGGTAAATGGGTTACTACCATTAGCTGATTTGCGGGGAGTAATTCAGGTTGCACTTACCGAGATTTTGCCAGTACCGCAGGTAGCAGAATTCTTGTTAGGCATAATGAATTGGCGGGGAGAAGCTATCTGGATTCTTGATTTGGCAGGTTTGTTGGGAGCAACACACTGGTGTCAGCGAGAAAGTGTGCGTAACTCTGGCATGGCGATGCTTGTTCAAGTCCAGAATCAAACCGTCGGGCTGTTGGTGGAGCAAGTCAATACCATTGAAGTTTATGACCCCCAAGAGCGGTTAGCGGTTTCGACATCGATGTTACCTGCCCGACTAGGCTCGTTCTTGCAGGGTTACTTTGTGGATTCTCAAGGTAGCCCTTTGATGTTAATTGACACCCATGTTGTGATTCAAGCCCTTCAGCCTCTTTAA
- a CDS encoding response regulator transcription factor, with protein sequence MKKVLLVEDSLTESEKMTRYLEQGGYSVYEVRSGEEAQLRLKQQKPDLILLDLILPGQSGFEFCRKLKADPITKAIPVVICSTKNTDVDKTWGTMSGADGYLVKPVDENTLLQTVNKFIR encoded by the coding sequence ATGAAAAAAGTTCTTTTAGTTGAAGATAGCCTTACAGAATCCGAAAAGATGACACGTTACCTAGAGCAAGGAGGATATTCAGTTTATGAAGTTCGCAGTGGTGAAGAGGCTCAACTCAGGTTGAAACAACAAAAACCTGATTTGATCTTACTAGATTTGATTTTGCCAGGCCAAAGTGGATTTGAGTTCTGCCGCAAGTTGAAAGCCGATCCGATAACAAAAGCAATTCCGGTAGTGATTTGCTCAACTAAAAACACAGATGTTGATAAAACTTGGGGCACTATGAGTGGTGCCGATGGCTATTTAGTCAAACCTGTAGATGAAAATACCTTGCTCCAGACTGTTAATAAATTTATTCGCTAA
- a CDS encoding response regulator yields the protein MNQLIEQLQTKLFTGRLNLEARDGPTWTLYFRLGRLIWQAGGSNADERWRRHLSQYCSNLDVTQLQWLVPPQENYREYCILAKLREQKLIEQQQLVSLIISLIAEVLFDIMQYVEAKRNGENPAGQLSHTTVVGEVPGFLLTVIPTEEVLKQATQAWQEWRGAGLASYSPNLFPVIQQLELLQGHASSKQIISLVDGTKTLRGLGQKSGRDALVLARLLMPLVKAGAIAFSPIPNFKKVGISKETGNSSNTVNNSNSSPKTEEDTVIQVGPNFKKVAPPSTNKETGNLSNTVNNSNSSLKTEENTVIQVALPAASKQIVSPSSAVNNSNSSLKTEENTVIQVAPPAASKAIIDVSRPLVACVDDSPTICRSLEEILTHQGYRFVGVQESLTAVLKLIKSKPDFIFLDLLMPKVNGYEICSQIRKTPSLKDVPVVILTGKDGIVDRMRAKLVGATDFLGKPVEAEKVLNVLHKYLSV from the coding sequence GTGAATCAATTGATCGAGCAACTTCAAACTAAATTATTCACAGGCAGGCTGAATCTTGAAGCAAGGGATGGGCCGACTTGGACGCTATATTTTCGTTTAGGACGATTAATTTGGCAAGCTGGCGGTTCTAATGCCGATGAGCGATGGCGACGACACTTGTCGCAGTACTGTTCTAATCTGGATGTGACACAGTTGCAGTGGCTTGTCCCTCCCCAGGAAAATTATCGCGAGTATTGCATTCTTGCTAAGTTGCGAGAACAAAAATTAATCGAACAACAACAACTTGTTAGCCTGATTATAAGCTTAATAGCTGAAGTCCTGTTTGATATAATGCAGTACGTTGAAGCCAAAAGAAATGGCGAGAATCCAGCAGGGCAGTTGTCACATACTACCGTTGTTGGTGAAGTTCCTGGGTTTCTCCTAACTGTAATACCAACTGAGGAAGTCTTGAAACAGGCTACACAAGCCTGGCAAGAATGGCGAGGTGCAGGACTAGCAAGTTACTCGCCCAATTTATTTCCTGTTATTCAACAACTTGAGCTACTCCAAGGACATGCATCCTCTAAACAGATTATTTCTCTAGTTGATGGAACAAAAACTTTACGAGGTCTAGGGCAAAAAAGCGGTCGGGATGCTTTAGTTTTGGCTCGGTTATTAATGCCGTTAGTAAAAGCAGGGGCGATCGCTTTTTCACCCATCCCAAACTTCAAGAAGGTTGGGATTAGTAAAGAAACTGGCAACTCGTCCAATACAGTTAATAATTCCAATTCTTCACCAAAGACAGAAGAGGATACTGTTATACAAGTTGGGCCTAATTTTAAAAAAGTTGCTCCTCCATCAACTAATAAAGAAACTGGGAACCTGTCCAATACAGTTAATAATTCCAATTCTTCACTAAAGACAGAAGAGAACACTGTTATACAAGTTGCCCTCCCAGCGGCTAGTAAACAAATTGTTAGTCCGTCCAGTGCAGTTAATAATTCCAATTCTTCACTAAAGACAGAAGAAAACACTGTTATACAAGTTGCTCCTCCAGCAGCTAGCAAAGCAATTATTGATGTCTCAAGACCTTTAGTAGCCTGTGTAGATGATAGCCCGACGATCTGTCGCAGTTTGGAGGAAATTCTCACCCATCAAGGTTATCGCTTTGTTGGCGTTCAAGAGTCATTGACGGCAGTTTTAAAGCTAATTAAAAGCAAGCCTGACTTCATTTTTTTGGATCTTTTGATGCCAAAAGTGAATGGCTATGAAATTTGTTCTCAAATCCGTAAAACTCCAAGTCTTAAAGATGTGCCGGTTGTCATCTTAACGGGGAAAGATGGCATAGTAGATCGGATGCGAGCAAAATTAGTCGGGGCAACTGACTTTTTGGGTAAACCCGTAGAGGCAGAAAAAGTACTCAATGTGCTTCACAAATATTTAAGCGTTTAG
- a CDS encoding gas vesicle protein GvpC: MALKNLWEQERSQRLQITAERRQQVNQWKQLTQQEFKLQADLLHQELSSFVTSLDNDRKLQQQQFQQEIVERQLEILQIKTDVWQRQQEYRQQRTAKAQALFQNLQNFRAILHNSVWGDYSDGQAVSPTPAKEEKLVVTVPKLSISRSAIKATGFRSSVNTMTKKVPALNADSVKSKVLQYIQQAEGATLIEIEEVIGLSRVQTIDILRSSIKQGVLEQRDRQYFIRQQAISSPT, encoded by the coding sequence ATGGCTCTCAAGAATTTATGGGAACAAGAGCGATCGCAGCGATTGCAAATAACTGCTGAACGCCGTCAACAAGTTAACCAGTGGAAACAGCTAACTCAACAAGAATTTAAGCTGCAAGCAGATTTGCTTCATCAAGAATTGAGCAGTTTTGTTACCAGCCTTGACAACGACAGAAAGTTACAACAACAGCAATTTCAGCAAGAGATTGTAGAGCGGCAATTAGAAATATTGCAAATAAAAACAGATGTCTGGCAACGCCAACAAGAATATCGCCAACAGCGGACAGCAAAGGCTCAGGCATTATTCCAAAACTTGCAAAATTTCCGGGCAATCTTACATAACAGTGTTTGGGGCGATTACAGTGATGGACAAGCTGTTTCCCCGACTCCTGCTAAAGAAGAGAAATTAGTTGTAACAGTTCCAAAATTGTCAATCTCCCGTTCTGCAATTAAAGCTACTGGTTTTCGTTCTTCCGTCAATACCATGACTAAGAAAGTGCCTGCCTTGAATGCAGATTCTGTTAAATCTAAAGTGCTGCAATACATTCAGCAAGCTGAAGGAGCTACTCTGATAGAAATTGAAGAGGTGATAGGCTTAAGTCGGGTGCAAACGATAGATATCCTGCGCTCCTCGATCAAGCAAGGGGTACTAGAACAACGCGATCGCCAATATTTTATTCGGCAACAAGCAATTTCTTCACCAACTTAA
- the gvpA gene encoding gas vesicle structural protein GvpA: protein MAVEKVNSSSSLAEVIDRILDKGIVIDAWVRVSLVGIELLSIEARIVIASVETYLRYAEAVGLTSQAAVPSAA from the coding sequence ATGGCTGTTGAAAAAGTTAACTCATCTTCGAGTCTGGCTGAAGTTATTGACCGCATTTTAGACAAAGGAATTGTAATTGATGCTTGGGTGCGTGTTTCTTTAGTTGGTATTGAACTGCTATCAATAGAAGCTCGGATTGTGATTGCTTCAGTTGAAACTTACTTAAGATATGCCGAGGCAGTTGGTTTAACATCTCAGGCTGCTGTTCCATCTGCTGCTTAA
- a CDS encoding GvpL/GvpF family gas vesicle protein: MSIYAYALLVPTASPLVLPLGMERNIELVYSSGLAAIVEPEISLEAIQAKDERLLQAVLNHDRVIRELFQQTPLLPLRFGSGFTSVEKLLNHLEQHQEQYLETLTQLADKVEYTLKATPCDLLDDSDTIDTRGKAYLLAKKQRYQTQQAFQTQQCEQWELLNQLILKTYTNVICETRQPDVRQIHFLAQHNDSTLSTQQSLWQVQCSHWQLALSEPLPPYHFLKNTLI, from the coding sequence ATGTCAATATACGCTTATGCTCTTCTAGTACCGACCGCATCACCGCTCGTTCTACCCTTAGGGATGGAAAGGAATATTGAACTCGTTTACTCTTCTGGTTTAGCCGCGATCGTAGAGCCAGAAATCTCATTGGAGGCAATACAGGCAAAGGATGAGCGTTTACTTCAAGCTGTATTAAACCACGATCGCGTAATTCGAGAACTGTTTCAACAAACTCCCCTTCTTCCCCTACGCTTTGGGAGCGGTTTTACCTCTGTAGAAAAACTGCTGAATCATCTAGAACAGCACCAAGAGCAATATCTAGAAACCCTAACTCAGCTAGCAGACAAAGTTGAGTACACTTTAAAAGCTACACCTTGTGATTTGCTTGACGATTCTGACACTATTGATACTAGGGGAAAAGCCTATTTATTAGCTAAAAAACAACGCTACCAAACACAGCAAGCATTTCAAACACAACAATGCGAACAGTGGGAACTCTTGAACCAGTTAATTCTCAAAACATATACAAATGTTATCTGTGAGACTCGACAGCCAGATGTGCGGCAAATCCACTTTTTGGCACAGCACAACGATTCAACGCTCAGTACGCAGCAATCCCTCTGGCAGGTACAATGCTCGCACTGGCAATTGGCACTGAGCGAACCTCTACCACCTTATCATTTTCTCAAAAATACTCTCATATAA
- a CDS encoding AAA family ATPase encodes MDDIFKGFEQLLEIAKALEEKVEKGELKTSIQIQSHHLSSIPRQGNIPRTSNSSRVRSNSTVGTTDTGTPTDDADVNPPSTRTNSKDSWQDVGGLADVLKEIRELVEIPLKRPDLLVKLGLEPPRGVLLVGPPGTGKTLTARVLTEELELNYIAINGPEVMSKYYGEAEARLRSIFEKATRSAPCLIFIDEIDSLAPDRSQVEGEVEKRLVAQLLGLMDGFAKTEGVLVLAATNRPDYLDPALRRPGRFDREVHFRVPDRDGRLEILMILTSAMPLETSVNLGAIADLAVGFVGADIKALCQKAAYIALRRQVPSLNSPIPENMTIMQQDFLEAIKEIKPSVLRDVAVEAPSVSWDDIGGLDNVKQKLQESVEGALLYPELYEQTKAKPPRGILLWGPPGTGKTLLAKAIASQARANFIAVNGPELLSRWVGAAEQAVRELFRKARQAAPCVVFVDEIDTLAPARGRFSGDSGVSDRVVGQLLTELDGLHECPKVLLIGATNRPETLDPALLRAGRLDLQIKIDLPDRASRLAILRVHNLDRPLVDVDLETWATVTEGWNGADLALLSNQAALSAIRRYRAQGLSDSSLIQITNDDFQVTYQMLANQHQSQ; translated from the coding sequence ATGGACGATATATTTAAAGGATTTGAACAGCTATTAGAAATTGCCAAAGCTTTAGAAGAAAAAGTAGAGAAAGGGGAGTTAAAAACTTCTATTCAAATTCAGTCTCATCATCTCAGTAGTATTCCCCGGCAAGGCAATATTCCGAGAACAAGTAATTCCAGCCGAGTCAGATCCAATTCCACCGTTGGCACCACCGATACAGGTACACCAACGGATGATGCTGATGTCAACCCCCCATCAACTCGGACGAACTCAAAAGATTCTTGGCAAGATGTCGGTGGCTTGGCTGATGTTCTCAAAGAAATCAGAGAGTTAGTTGAAATTCCACTTAAACGTCCAGATTTATTAGTGAAATTAGGGTTAGAGCCTCCGCGTGGGGTTTTGCTAGTTGGCCCGCCCGGTACGGGAAAAACTTTAACAGCCCGTGTTTTAACAGAAGAATTAGAGTTAAACTACATTGCCATCAATGGCCCAGAGGTGATGAGCAAGTATTATGGGGAAGCAGAAGCTCGTTTGCGAAGTATTTTTGAGAAAGCAACTCGTTCTGCTCCCTGCCTGATATTTATTGACGAAATTGACAGCCTTGCCCCAGATCGCAGCCAAGTGGAAGGTGAAGTTGAAAAAAGACTAGTGGCGCAGTTGCTTGGGTTAATGGATGGGTTTGCCAAAACCGAGGGCGTACTTGTATTAGCGGCAACAAATCGTCCCGATTATCTCGATCCGGCGCTTCGTCGTCCGGGACGCTTCGATCGCGAAGTTCATTTTCGGGTTCCCGATCGCGATGGACGATTGGAAATTCTCATGATTTTGACAAGTGCCATGCCCTTGGAGACTTCAGTGAATTTAGGAGCGATCGCTGATTTGGCAGTCGGTTTTGTCGGTGCCGATATTAAAGCTCTTTGTCAAAAAGCAGCCTACATTGCCCTTCGTCGTCAAGTCCCCTCGCTCAACAGTCCCATTCCTGAGAACATGACTATCATGCAGCAGGATTTTCTCGAAGCAATTAAGGAGATAAAACCCTCAGTTCTCAGGGATGTAGCAGTTGAAGCACCAAGTGTCAGTTGGGATGACATTGGTGGTTTGGATAACGTTAAACAAAAACTTCAAGAATCTGTTGAGGGCGCACTCCTCTATCCCGAACTATACGAGCAAACCAAAGCCAAGCCTCCCCGTGGGATTCTGTTGTGGGGACCGCCTGGAACAGGAAAAACATTACTTGCAAAAGCGATCGCTTCCCAAGCTAGAGCCAACTTTATTGCTGTGAATGGCCCGGAATTACTCAGCCGATGGGTAGGTGCCGCAGAACAAGCAGTCAGAGAACTCTTTCGCAAAGCTCGGCAAGCAGCTCCTTGCGTTGTGTTTGTAGATGAAATTGATACCCTCGCACCAGCACGGGGACGATTCAGTGGTGATTCTGGAGTTAGCGATCGCGTTGTCGGTCAACTGCTCACCGAACTGGATGGGTTGCATGAATGCCCGAAAGTACTGTTAATAGGAGCAACCAATCGTCCAGAAACGCTCGATCCTGCCTTGCTCAGAGCGGGAAGATTGGACTTACAAATAAAAATCGATCTACCAGATCGAGCCAGCCGATTAGCGATTTTACGAGTTCACAATCTAGATCGTCCCCTGGTTGATGTCGATTTAGAAACCTGGGCGACAGTTACCGAGGGTTGGAATGGGGCAGACTTGGCTTTGTTGAGCAATCAAGCTGCTTTAAGCGCAATTCGTCGATACCGCGCCCAGGGATTGAGTGACTCCAGCCTGATTCAGATTACAAATGATGATTTCCAAGTTACATACCAAATGCTTGCTAATCAGCATCAATCTCAATAA
- a CDS encoding GvpL/GvpF family gas vesicle protein — MSYGFYIYGILTLPAPQNLNLQGLDRQPVQIKILDDFAVIYSEAQQERYLGSRRNLLSHEKVLEEIMQAGDRNLLPVQFGLLVSSWETVSQQLIRPHQEELTQLLAKLSGCREVSVKVFWDTDAEIQGLLAEHPNLKTERDKLIGQPLSMEQAIQIGQTIEQGMNDRKQGIIDVFQGTLNSIAIDVVENTPQMDTMIYNSAYLIPWEAESQFSEHVEALDRQFEDRLRIRYNNFTAPYNFARLRLFNSN, encoded by the coding sequence ATGAGTTATGGCTTTTACATTTATGGAATTTTGACCTTACCTGCTCCACAAAACTTAAATTTACAGGGCTTAGATCGGCAACCTGTACAAATTAAAATTTTGGATGATTTTGCAGTAATTTACTCCGAAGCACAGCAAGAGCGTTATTTGGGCAGTCGTCGTAACCTGCTAAGTCATGAGAAAGTCCTTGAGGAGATCATGCAAGCAGGCGATCGCAATTTACTCCCCGTGCAATTTGGACTTTTGGTTTCCAGCTGGGAAACTGTTTCACAGCAATTAATTCGTCCTCATCAAGAAGAATTAACACAATTACTTGCAAAGTTATCGGGTTGCCGAGAAGTGAGTGTCAAAGTTTTTTGGGATACCGATGCAGAAATTCAGGGACTATTGGCAGAACACCCAAATCTCAAAACCGAAAGGGATAAGCTAATAGGTCAACCCCTGAGTATGGAACAAGCGATCCAAATAGGGCAAACCATCGAACAGGGAATGAACGATCGCAAGCAAGGCATCATAGATGTATTTCAAGGCACGCTCAACTCCATTGCGATCGATGTGGTGGAAAATACTCCCCAAATGGACACAATGATCTACAATTCAGCCTACCTAATTCCTTGGGAAGCAGAATCACAATTTAGCGAACACGTTGAAGCACTCGATCGTCAATTTGAAGACCGTTTGCGAATTCGCTATAACAATTTCACTGCCCCGTATAACTTTGCTCGTCTGCGATTATTCAATTCCAACTGA
- a CDS encoding gas vesicle protein K yields the protein MQAISKSKNSDSGLAPLLLTVVELIRQLMEAQVIRRMDAGTLNDYELDRAAESLQQLEQQVVKLCEVFDIDPADLNINLGEMGTLLPQSGGYYPGETSSQPSILELLDRLLNTGVVVEGDLDLGIAQLSLVHAKLRLVLTSKPL from the coding sequence ATGCAGGCGATTAGCAAATCAAAAAATTCCGATTCCGGGCTAGCACCATTGTTATTGACGGTTGTCGAGCTGATACGCCAACTCATGGAAGCTCAGGTGATTCGGCGAATGGATGCTGGCACCCTCAACGACTATGAGCTAGATCGAGCTGCCGAAAGCCTGCAACAGCTAGAACAACAGGTTGTTAAGCTTTGCGAGGTATTTGATATTGACCCAGCCGATCTAAATATTAACTTGGGTGAAATGGGAACTTTACTTCCCCAATCTGGAGGATACTACCCTGGCGAAACCTCTAGTCAACCCTCTATTCTAGAACTCCTCGATCGCCTATTAAATACGGGTGTTGTGGTTGAAGGTGACTTGGACTTAGGAATAGCTCAGTTAAGCTTAGTTCATGCCAAGTTAAGATTAGTACTCACTTCTAAACCCCTGTAA
- a CDS encoding gas vesicle protein produces MSTNTNRGVITATQGSSLADILERVLDKGIVIAGDISISVGSTELLNIRIRLLISSVDKAKEIGINWWESDPYLNSQTRTLLTTNQQLQERVASLETELRSLKVLNPNNHQNAGD; encoded by the coding sequence ATGAGTACTAATACTAATCGGGGAGTTATCACAGCAACTCAGGGTTCTAGCTTGGCAGATATTTTAGAACGGGTTCTGGATAAAGGCATTGTTATAGCAGGAGATATTTCTATTTCCGTAGGCTCCACAGAACTGCTCAACATCCGAATTCGTTTGTTGATTTCTTCTGTTGATAAAGCCAAAGAGATTGGAATTAACTGGTGGGAAAGCGACCCCTATCTTAATAGTCAAACTCGCACCTTATTAACAACTAATCAACAACTTCAAGAGCGTGTTGCCAGTCTAGAAACAGAACTGCGATCGCTCAAAGTACTCAATCCTAATAATCATCAGAATGCAGGCGATTAG
- the gvpN gene encoding gas vesicle protein GvpN — translation MTTVLNASPQRFVNTPAVQRIAQRALRYLQSGFSVHLRGSAGVGKTTLAMHLADLLNQPIILLFGDDEFKTSDLIGNQLGYTRKKVVDNFIHSVVKVEDELRQHWVDARLTLACKEGFTLVYDEFNRSHPEVNNVLLSVLEERLLVLPTNQHRAEYIRVHPQFRAILTSNPQEYCGVHATQDALMDRVITIDMPTPDELTQQEIVVHKTGIDSEKAEGIVRLVRMFWSRSGSGLGGGLRSCLMIAKICHEHEISVNPGDPCFQDICADILLSRTNQPLMEATRVLEEVLSELYHSINTQSQSAEIIPNNQNQIVLEQRVPYEHEVYNYLCNSPGRRFSELALELGIDRSQIVAALKSLREQGVLVQMQGNADLPNVSQTVAFDSSHLINK, via the coding sequence TTGACAACTGTATTAAACGCATCTCCGCAGCGATTTGTCAATACACCTGCTGTTCAACGCATTGCTCAACGTGCTTTGCGCTATCTACAGTCAGGTTTTTCAGTACATTTACGTGGTTCAGCCGGAGTCGGAAAAACTACTTTGGCAATGCATCTAGCTGATCTGCTCAACCAGCCGATCATCCTCTTATTTGGAGATGATGAGTTTAAAACCTCAGACTTGATTGGTAATCAATTAGGTTATACCCGTAAAAAGGTTGTTGATAACTTCATCCACAGCGTTGTCAAAGTTGAGGATGAACTCCGACAACACTGGGTTGATGCACGATTAACCCTAGCTTGTAAAGAAGGATTTACGCTGGTTTACGACGAATTCAATCGTTCGCACCCGGAGGTAAATAACGTTTTACTCTCCGTACTTGAGGAGAGGTTGTTAGTATTGCCAACAAACCAACATCGAGCCGAGTATATCCGGGTTCATCCTCAGTTTCGGGCAATCTTAACATCAAATCCTCAAGAGTATTGTGGAGTCCATGCAACTCAGGATGCTTTGATGGATCGTGTTATTACCATCGATATGCCTACACCTGATGAACTGACTCAGCAGGAAATTGTAGTTCATAAAACAGGCATAGATTCCGAGAAAGCAGAAGGAATTGTCCGCTTAGTACGGATGTTTTGGAGTCGATCTGGCTCTGGGCTGGGCGGTGGATTGCGTTCCTGTCTGATGATTGCCAAAATCTGCCACGAACATGAAATTTCCGTAAACCCTGGAGATCCTTGCTTCCAAGATATTTGTGCCGATATCCTGCTTTCTCGCACGAATCAACCTCTCATGGAAGCAACTCGGGTACTGGAAGAGGTTTTAAGTGAATTGTATCATAGTATAAATACTCAATCTCAGTCGGCAGAGATAATACCAAACAATCAAAATCAGATTGTATTGGAACAACGAGTACCTTACGAGCATGAAGTCTACAACTACCTGTGTAATTCTCCGGGAAGGCGTTTCTCTGAATTGGCACTAGAATTAGGGATCGATCGCAGTCAAATTGTGGCTGCACTTAAGTCTCTCAGAGAGCAGGGAGTATTAGTACAAATGCAGGGCAATGCCGATCTGCCGAACGTATCACAAACAGTTGCTTTTGATTCTAGCCATTTAATAAACAAATGA
- a CDS encoding gas vesicle protein GvpG has translation MVLRFLLLPITGPLMGVTWLGEKILEQANTEIDDKENLSKQLLALQLAFDMGEIPEKEFEIQEEALLLAILEAEQQERDQTQEY, from the coding sequence ATGGTTCTGCGCTTCTTACTATTACCGATTACTGGCCCATTAATGGGGGTAACGTGGCTTGGGGAAAAAATTTTAGAACAGGCGAATACTGAAATTGATGATAAAGAAAATCTCAGCAAGCAACTTCTTGCACTCCAACTTGCTTTTGATATGGGAGAAATTCCTGAAAAAGAGTTTGAAATTCAGGAAGAAGCTCTTTTATTAGCAATTCTGGAAGCAGAACAGCAAGAACGCGATCAAACACAAGAGTATTGA
- a CDS encoding ArsA family ATPase, with product MTNGMELFDNLHLAMFSGKGGVGKTTISCTFACGWAQKFANEQILLISTDPAHSLGDVLQVSVGDIPRPIAELPNLRVRALDAKRLLQEFKERYGQVLELLVERGSFVEGEDLLPVWDLNWPGLDELMGLLEIQRLLNEQQVDRVVVDMAPSGHTLNLFALMDFLDTFLHSLELFQEKHRYISKTFAGSYTPDRADEFLQTLKAELSQGRRLLQDPTHTACLLVAIAEPMSWLESKRFLEALQTMQVPCGGLFVNQVLASATDPDRYQEQQPLISQYTALASGKPMFIVPQQDEEPLGIVALKHLIDQIHIPQLEPPSPVHPLPIQWPEKIPPSFGDFLSKGRRLLLIGGKGGVGKTTVAAAIGWAMAQQYPERKIRMVSIDPAHSLGDAFGLSLGHEPYQITTNLRGQEVDSDRILDQFRADYLWELAQMMSGETQTSEAIEMAYAPVAWRKIVDQALPGIDEMLSLLTVMELLEQQEEDLIILDTAPTGHLLRFLEMPTALADWLAWIFKLWIKYQNVLGRTEFMGRLRILRQRVVKAQKVLKDPQQAEFIGVTLNQASVIAEQQRLFKSLQEMGVSQNYLVLNRFTSTATINCDDCKTNFPGLTMVRLPVLPRSVQPLERIQAAAGCLF from the coding sequence ATGACAAACGGGATGGAACTTTTTGATAATCTACACCTTGCTATGTTTAGCGGCAAAGGTGGAGTCGGAAAAACGACAATCTCCTGCACCTTTGCATGTGGTTGGGCGCAGAAATTTGCCAATGAGCAAATTCTTTTAATCTCAACCGATCCAGCTCACTCTCTTGGAGATGTCTTACAAGTTAGCGTTGGTGACATTCCTCGTCCGATAGCGGAACTACCCAATCTACGAGTAAGGGCGTTGGATGCAAAGCGTCTCTTACAAGAGTTTAAAGAACGTTATGGTCAGGTGTTAGAACTGTTAGTGGAGCGCGGTAGTTTTGTTGAAGGAGAAGACTTGCTTCCAGTTTGGGATTTAAATTGGCCTGGACTGGACGAGTTGATGGGCTTATTAGAGATCCAACGCCTTTTAAACGAGCAGCAGGTAGATCGAGTAGTAGTAGATATGGCTCCTAGCGGTCATACTCTCAATTTGTTTGCATTGATGGACTTTTTAGACACTTTCCTCCACTCTCTCGAACTGTTTCAAGAAAAGCATCGGTATATTAGCAAGACCTTTGCCGGAAGTTACACACCCGATCGCGCTGACGAGTTTTTGCAAACTCTGAAAGCTGAACTGTCCCAAGGTCGTCGTCTGCTTCAAGATCCCACCCATACAGCTTGTTTGTTAGTTGCGATCGCCGAACCAATGAGTTGGTTGGAGTCAAAACGATTTCTAGAAGCCTTACAAACCATGCAGGTTCCTTGCGGAGGGTTGTTTGTTAACCAAGTCCTTGCCAGTGCGACTGACCCAGATCGTTATCAAGAACAACAACCGCTTATCAGCCAGTATACGGCTCTTGCTAGCGGAAAGCCGATGTTTATTGTGCCACAACAAGATGAGGAGCCTTTGGGAATTGTAGCCCTGAAGCATCTGATCGACCAAATCCATATTCCTCAACTTGAACCGCCATCTCCTGTTCATCCACTCCCAATTCAATGGCCTGAAAAAATTCCTCCTAGCTTTGGAGATTTTCTAAGCAAAGGTCGTCGCCTGTTACTAATTGGCGGTAAGGGTGGAGTAGGCAAGACCACAGTAGCAGCTGCGATTGGTTGGGCTATGGCTCAACAATATCCTGAGCGTAAAATTCGCATGGTTTCTATCGATCCAGCCCACTCCTTGGGTGATGCCTTTGGTCTGAGTTTAGGACACGAACCATATCAAATAACTACCAATCTTCGAGGTCAGGAAGTGGATAGCGATCGCATTCTCGATCAATTCAGAGCCGATTACCTATGGGAACTGGCTCAAATGATGAGTGGCGAAACCCAAACAAGCGAAGCTATTGAAATGGCCTATGCTCCTGTTGCCTGGCGCAAAATTGTCGATCAAGCTTTACCAGGGATTGATGAAATGCTTTCCCTGTTAACAGTAATGGAATTGCTAGAGCAACAAGAAGAAGACTTGATTATTTTAGACACTGCTCCTACAGGTCATCTTCTGCGTTTTCTAGAAATGCCAACTGCATTAGCAGACTGGCTAGCTTGGATTTTCAAACTCTGGATTAAGTATCAGAATGTCCTTGGTCGTACAGAGTTTATGGGACGTTTACGAATTTTGCGACAGCGCGTGGTCAAAGCCCAAAAAGTGCTAAAAGACCCACAACAAGCAGAGTTCATTGGGGTTACGCTTAACCAAGCTAGTGTAATTGCCGAGCAACAACGCTTGTTCAAATCTCTGCAAGAAATGGGTGTGAGCCAAAATTACCTTGTTCTCAACCGCTTTACTTCTACAGCAACGATTAATTGCGATGACTGCAAGACAAATTTTCCAGGTTTGACAATGGTTCGCTTACCTGTGCTTCCTCGCTCAGTTCAGCCTTTAGAACGCATCCAAGCAGCAGCCGGCTGTTTATTTTAA